A window of Chitinophaga sp. MM2321 contains these coding sequences:
- a CDS encoding OmpA family protein, translating to MKDKKKYNIPALLSILMAMAFCLPVHGQYILKQANDQVVLYNYTKAIPLYSKAYKKKATIAAARGMATSYRLLNDYVFAESWYAKVIAMPAHTAKDELYYARVLMNNSKYAEAGAVLDQYLGKTPADKSALHMRQGCDSAVKWMAAPAKGNLVNVQALNSQWSDWSTTFANGKIIFASDRPYDSLRNRPFFSTSNIKTTAYGWTGNSYWHLYESDGNDSSSTRLMARNINGDYHSATASYTADAKKMYYAVTNLVKKKSSFLGKEGIYTLNVEILERSRDSIHSNWKQSAVFPYNEIFNYSVGDPWISPDGRTLYFVANYGDKGMGGTDIYYCHRNDNGEWETPVNMGEEINTAGDERTPVFDTTGTFYFASNGRSGMGGLDIYKAKKNSDHWIVENMGSPVNSPQDDFAPAFADHSTLYFSSNRLAGHGSDDIYRFDAAKVLLFTLTGRVLDQKTNLPLINAVVSLDNINTGTPLKAITDAMGNYRFTLDSITDYELSGVKTDYSTVTGIALTTRGLTSSKELRQDIYLEKVELNKAVKIENIYFDLDKSNIRPDAAIELNKLVKILNDNPTWQVEMSSHTDSRANDNYNQKLSQRRAESTVAYLIANGINKDRLTAKGYGETRLANRCSNGVPCTVDEHQANRRTEFTILDK from the coding sequence ATGAAGGATAAAAAGAAATACAATATCCCCGCACTGTTAAGCATATTGATGGCAATGGCTTTTTGCTTACCGGTACATGGACAATATATATTGAAACAAGCCAATGACCAGGTGGTATTATACAATTATACAAAAGCGATCCCTTTGTATAGCAAGGCATATAAGAAAAAAGCTACAATAGCAGCTGCGCGCGGCATGGCGACGAGCTACCGCCTGCTGAATGACTATGTTTTTGCAGAATCCTGGTATGCCAAAGTGATTGCCATGCCAGCTCATACTGCTAAAGATGAATTATATTATGCCAGGGTATTGATGAACAACAGCAAATATGCAGAAGCCGGTGCAGTACTCGATCAATACCTCGGTAAAACACCCGCTGATAAAAGTGCGCTGCATATGCGGCAGGGTTGCGATAGTGCCGTGAAATGGATGGCTGCTCCCGCCAAAGGCAACCTGGTAAATGTACAGGCGCTGAACAGTCAATGGTCGGATTGGAGTACTACATTCGCTAACGGAAAAATCATCTTCGCCTCCGATCGTCCTTATGACTCCCTCCGGAACAGACCTTTCTTCAGTACCAGCAATATCAAAACTACTGCTTACGGCTGGACCGGTAACAGCTATTGGCACCTGTACGAAAGTGATGGGAATGACAGTAGCAGCACCCGGCTCATGGCACGCAATATTAACGGTGACTACCATAGTGCTACAGCAAGCTATACTGCCGATGCGAAAAAGATGTACTATGCAGTAACAAATCTCGTAAAAAAGAAGAGTAGCTTTTTAGGCAAAGAAGGTATTTATACGCTCAACGTAGAGATCCTGGAACGCAGCAGGGACAGCATCCATAGTAATTGGAAACAGTCGGCTGTATTTCCGTACAATGAAATATTTAATTATTCTGTGGGAGATCCCTGGATAAGTCCCGATGGCCGGACCCTCTATTTTGTTGCCAACTATGGCGATAAAGGAATGGGCGGTACTGATATTTATTATTGCCACCGCAATGACAACGGGGAATGGGAAACACCGGTAAATATGGGAGAGGAGATAAATACCGCTGGAGATGAACGTACGCCTGTTTTTGACACCACCGGTACTTTTTATTTCGCCAGTAACGGCAGGTCCGGTATGGGCGGACTGGATATTTATAAAGCTAAAAAGAACAGTGATCATTGGATAGTGGAAAATATGGGTAGCCCGGTAAACAGTCCGCAGGATGACTTTGCCCCGGCTTTTGCTGATCATAGTACTCTTTACTTTTCTTCCAACAGACTGGCCGGACATGGCAGCGATGATATCTACCGCTTTGATGCGGCAAAAGTATTGCTGTTTACTTTAACCGGCAGGGTACTGGACCAAAAAACAAACTTACCGCTTATCAATGCAGTAGTGAGCCTCGATAATATAAACACCGGTACCCCATTAAAAGCCATCACCGATGCAATGGGTAATTACCGCTTTACATTGGATAGTATAACGGATTATGAACTGAGTGGTGTAAAGACCGATTACAGCACAGTTACGGGCATCGCTCTCACTACAAGGGGCCTCACCAGTTCGAAGGAATTGCGCCAGGATATTTACCTGGAAAAAGTAGAGTTGAACAAGGCGGTGAAGATAGAAAATATCTACTTCGACCTGGATAAATCGAATATCCGTCCTGATGCAGCGATTGAGCTGAATAAGCTGGTGAAGATACTGAACGACAACCCGACCTGGCAGGTGGAAATGTCTTCTCATACAGACTCCCGTGCCAACGATAACTATAACCAGAAATTGTCGCAACGGCGTGCAGAATCCACGGTGGCTTACCTGATTGCTAACGGTATAAACAAGGATCGTTTAACAGCAAAAGGTTATGGCGAAACCCGGTTGGCGAACCGTTGCAGTAATGGTGTTCCTTGTACAGTAGATGAGCATCAGGCCAACCGCAGAACAGAATTTACCATATTGGATAAATAA
- a CDS encoding type IX secretion system membrane protein PorP/SprF: MNKGINKIILLLLFMLTHTLVYGQQDAQFSQYMFNGLYINPAYAGYREQWNVNMFYRNQWTGFPGAPKTFSVAADGVANNNRIGLGLQLMNDQLGAQNNTSLYGSYAYRIPMDRSGDKTLALGISGGFVQQRLNISALTGSENDPLLMNAKRTAFMPDARAGIFYNSERIYSGLSVDNLMTNVFQKSDGLKTYALLKPHVYFTVGGLVPLTDAVLLKPSILIKEDFAGPTSLDLNAFFLLDKKLWIGGSYRTAVLNKRYIENSITKSAAIVGMVEYFINEKLRIGYAYDHTINGTGATNFTTHEVSLNYIFVTPRARMLSPRYF, from the coding sequence ATGAATAAGGGAATTAATAAGATCATCCTTTTGTTACTGTTCATGTTAACCCATACACTCGTATATGGTCAGCAGGATGCACAATTCAGCCAGTATATGTTCAATGGCTTATATATCAATCCTGCTTATGCCGGTTACAGGGAACAGTGGAATGTAAACATGTTCTATCGTAACCAGTGGACGGGATTTCCGGGTGCCCCGAAAACCTTTTCAGTGGCGGCTGATGGAGTAGCCAATAATAACCGGATAGGATTGGGGTTACAGTTAATGAATGATCAGTTAGGCGCACAAAATAATACCTCCCTGTATGGCAGTTATGCCTACCGGATACCAATGGACAGGAGCGGGGATAAAACCCTGGCCCTGGGCATCAGCGGAGGCTTTGTGCAACAACGGCTCAACATCTCCGCATTAACCGGAAGCGAAAATGACCCGTTACTGATGAATGCAAAGAGAACCGCTTTCATGCCGGATGCAAGGGCAGGGATATTCTATAATAGTGAAAGGATTTACTCCGGATTATCTGTAGATAACCTGATGACGAATGTCTTTCAGAAATCTGATGGACTAAAAACATATGCACTCTTAAAACCGCATGTCTATTTCACCGTAGGTGGATTAGTACCATTGACTGATGCCGTGTTATTAAAACCCTCTATCCTGATAAAGGAAGATTTTGCCGGGCCAACAAGTCTTGACCTGAATGCCTTCTTCCTGCTGGATAAGAAGCTCTGGATCGGAGGCTCTTACCGTACCGCTGTGTTAAACAAAAGATATATAGAGAACTCCATAACGAAATCTGCTGCTATTGTGGGAATGGTTGAATATTTCATCAATGAGAAGCTGCGTATCGGATATGCCTATGACCACACCATAAATGGAACAGGGGCTACCAATTTTACGACGCATGAGGTTTCCCTGAATTATATTTTCGTGACACCAAGGGCCAGGATGCTCTCTCCACGATATTTTTAA
- a CDS encoding DUF92 domain-containing protein, with product MAFSSLSHIALVLVLLIIVMVICIKTGKLSIPASLAAGLTGLLVYAGAGYTGLGLLGVFFILGTLATSHRKDLKAKIHPDSVHPETRKAGQVFANGGMAALLAIPMIIDPAHATLYGMMMAASLASATADTLSSELGMVYGRNFYNILSFKKEPKGLDGVVSIEGTLIGAAGAFIIAAAYSLSTGFDKRFVIILLAGVIGNLADSVLGASLERKHYINNDVVNFLNTFFAAVIALLLYLL from the coding sequence ATGGCATTCTCATCACTATCCCACATCGCTCTGGTCCTGGTATTGCTCATCATTGTGATGGTGATATGTATTAAAACAGGAAAACTATCTATCCCGGCTTCCCTGGCCGCGGGGCTGACCGGACTACTGGTATATGCGGGAGCCGGATATACCGGGTTAGGGTTACTGGGCGTATTCTTTATACTCGGCACACTGGCTACCTCCCACCGGAAAGACCTGAAAGCAAAGATCCACCCTGACAGTGTACATCCTGAAACGAGGAAAGCAGGACAGGTATTCGCCAATGGTGGTATGGCAGCACTGCTCGCAATACCGATGATCATTGATCCTGCACACGCCACGTTATACGGCATGATGATGGCTGCCAGTCTTGCTTCGGCAACTGCTGATACGTTGTCATCTGAACTGGGAATGGTGTATGGCCGGAACTTTTATAATATCCTGAGTTTTAAAAAAGAACCCAAAGGGTTGGATGGTGTTGTCAGCATTGAGGGTACACTCATTGGCGCGGCAGGCGCTTTCATCATAGCAGCAGCCTATTCCCTTTCCACCGGGTTTGATAAACGGTTCGTTATTATCCTGCTGGCGGGCGTTATCGGTAACCTGGCCGATTCAGTACTGGGCGCCTCCCTGGAACGAAAACATTATATCAATAACGATGTTGTAAATTTCCTGAACACCTTTTTCGCGGCGGTTATAGCGTTGTTGCTTTACCTTTTATAA